Proteins co-encoded in one Arthrobacter globiformis genomic window:
- a CDS encoding alpha-amylase family protein yields MNIAETSDLWWKTAVVYCLDVETFFDYDGDGTGDFGGLTQRVDYLAALGVNCIWLMPFYPSPDRDDGYDVTDFFDVDRRLGTLGDFVEFIRTAKDRGIRVIADFVVNHTSNQHPWFVEARKSVDNPYRDYYVWRSDPPPDTSSEVVFPGEQTSLWTQDDATGEWYLHMFMEHQPDLNVTNPKVRNEIAKAMGLWLELGLDGFRLDAVPFFLETRGAPKDEAANIDPHDYLSALRSFVNRRNGAAVLLGEVNLPYKDQLEYFGGAEGNELNMQFDFMSMQHIYLSLARQDARPLAETLKTRPRLHPDNHWAMFVRNHDELTLDKLSDREREEVFAAFGPDKNMQLYGRGLRRRLPPMLDGDADRIWMVYSLMFSLPGTPVLFYGEEIGMGEDLRQKGRAAVRTPMQWNDEKNGGFSSAKVSELVVPLPRGEYGPEKVNAASAKRDPESLWNFMATLIQRYRESPELGWGEFAVLEQPEPAVFAHRCSSPEATVVLLHNFGATPVKVTANVGSEDSPPRAFRDAMLLDLFDGGNVPLESDGGFTVELGRYGYRWFRVHRPGDRLAP; encoded by the coding sequence ATGAACATCGCGGAGACATCGGACCTGTGGTGGAAAACCGCCGTCGTCTACTGCCTGGACGTGGAAACTTTCTTTGACTACGACGGCGACGGCACCGGTGATTTCGGCGGCCTGACCCAGCGCGTGGACTACCTGGCGGCGCTGGGCGTGAACTGCATCTGGCTCATGCCCTTCTATCCGTCGCCGGACCGGGACGACGGCTACGACGTGACGGACTTCTTCGACGTCGACCGCCGGCTGGGCACGCTGGGCGACTTTGTGGAGTTCATCCGCACCGCGAAGGACCGCGGCATCCGGGTAATCGCCGACTTCGTGGTCAACCACACCTCCAACCAGCACCCCTGGTTCGTCGAGGCCCGCAAATCCGTGGACAACCCGTACCGGGACTACTACGTCTGGCGGAGCGATCCGCCGCCTGACACGTCCTCCGAAGTGGTGTTCCCGGGCGAACAGACCTCCCTCTGGACCCAGGACGATGCCACCGGCGAGTGGTACCTGCACATGTTCATGGAGCACCAGCCGGACCTCAACGTGACCAACCCCAAAGTCCGTAACGAGATCGCCAAGGCCATGGGCCTCTGGCTGGAGCTCGGGCTGGACGGATTCCGTCTGGATGCGGTGCCTTTTTTCCTCGAGACCCGGGGCGCGCCCAAGGACGAGGCGGCCAACATCGACCCGCACGACTACCTCAGCGCCCTGCGCAGCTTCGTCAACCGGCGCAACGGCGCCGCGGTGCTGCTGGGCGAGGTGAACCTGCCGTACAAGGACCAGCTGGAGTATTTCGGCGGCGCCGAAGGCAACGAGCTGAACATGCAGTTCGACTTCATGTCCATGCAGCACATCTACCTGTCGCTCGCCAGGCAGGACGCCCGTCCGCTGGCCGAAACGCTGAAGACGCGTCCGCGGCTGCATCCCGACAACCACTGGGCGATGTTCGTGCGCAACCATGACGAGCTCACGCTGGACAAGCTCAGCGACCGAGAGCGGGAAGAGGTCTTCGCCGCGTTCGGACCGGACAAGAACATGCAGCTCTACGGGCGGGGACTGCGGCGCCGGCTGCCGCCGATGCTGGACGGCGACGCCGACCGGATCTGGATGGTCTACTCGCTGATGTTCTCCCTGCCCGGCACACCGGTCCTCTTCTACGGCGAGGAGATCGGCATGGGCGAGGACCTGCGGCAGAAGGGCCGCGCCGCCGTCCGCACGCCCATGCAGTGGAACGACGAAAAGAACGGCGGCTTCTCCAGCGCCAAGGTGTCCGAGCTGGTGGTCCCGCTGCCCCGCGGGGAGTACGGCCCGGAAAAGGTCAACGCGGCCAGCGCCAAACGGGACCCTGAGTCGCTGTGGAACTTCATGGCCACGCTCATCCAGCGGTACCGCGAGTCACCGGAGCTGGGCTGGGGCGAGTTCGCCGTCCTCGAACAGCCCGAGCCGGCCGTGTTTGCGCACCGCTGCAGCTCGCCGGAGGCCACCGTGGTGCTGCTCCACAACTTCGGCGCGACGCCCGTCAAGGTCACCGCGAACGTCGGGTCCGAGGACAGTCCACCGCGGGCGTTCAGGGACGCCATGCTGTTGGATTTGTTCGACGGCGGGAACGTTCCGTTGGAGTCCGACGGCGGGTTCACCGTTGAGCTGGGCCGGTACGGCTACCGCTGGTTCCGCGTCCACCGGCCGGGCGACCGCCTGGCGCCCTGA
- a CDS encoding TIGR03885 family FMN-dependent LLM class oxidoreductase, with protein MAAIGFHASHEQISPGQLLKDVRLAEEAGFDAAMCSDHIEPWSARQGHSGFAWSWLGAALATTGLRFGVVTAPGQRYHPAIIAHASATLASMFPGRFWMAPGSGEYMNEHVTGDPWPLKETRQQRLEECVDVIRRLHAGEEVTHHGLVTVEQARIWDVPSPPPPLIAPAISVDTARRAAGWADGLVTVNQPAEKLTEMLAAYRSEGGKGKAVLQIHLSWAPREEDAVAIAMDQWRSNVFTPPIPWDLPTAAHFDGVSADVGEAQVRKSVNVSASLDRHVQWLGEYLDLGFDELYLHFVGQEQAPFIDAFAQSVLPQLRKVPVA; from the coding sequence ATGGCAGCTATCGGTTTCCACGCATCGCATGAACAGATCAGCCCCGGCCAGCTCCTGAAGGACGTCCGGCTCGCCGAGGAGGCGGGCTTCGACGCCGCCATGTGCTCAGACCACATCGAACCGTGGTCGGCCCGGCAGGGGCACTCGGGCTTCGCGTGGTCCTGGCTCGGCGCCGCCCTGGCCACTACTGGCCTGCGCTTCGGCGTGGTCACCGCGCCGGGACAGCGGTACCACCCGGCCATCATCGCCCACGCCTCGGCCACGCTGGCGTCCATGTTTCCCGGCCGGTTCTGGATGGCCCCTGGCAGCGGCGAGTACATGAACGAGCACGTCACCGGCGACCCCTGGCCGTTGAAGGAGACGCGCCAGCAACGGCTGGAGGAGTGCGTGGACGTCATCCGCCGGCTGCACGCCGGCGAGGAGGTGACCCACCACGGCCTGGTCACCGTGGAACAGGCACGGATCTGGGATGTGCCCTCGCCGCCGCCGCCCCTGATCGCACCGGCCATCAGCGTGGACACGGCGCGCCGGGCCGCCGGCTGGGCTGACGGCCTGGTGACTGTGAACCAGCCGGCCGAAAAGCTCACGGAAATGCTGGCGGCGTACCGGTCCGAGGGCGGCAAGGGCAAGGCCGTGCTGCAGATCCACCTGTCCTGGGCTCCCCGGGAGGAGGACGCCGTCGCCATTGCCATGGATCAGTGGCGTTCGAACGTCTTCACCCCGCCCATCCCGTGGGACCTGCCGACGGCGGCGCACTTCGACGGCGTCAGCGCGGACGTCGGGGAAGCCCAGGTGAGGAAATCGGTGAACGTCTCCGCCAGCCTGGACCGCCACGTGCAGTGGCTGGGCGAGTATCTGGACCTCGGCTTCGACGAGCTGTACCTCCACTTCGTGGGGCAGGAGCAGGCGCCGTTCATCGACGCCTTCGCGCAGAGTGTCCTGCCGCAGCTGCGGAAGGTCCCTGTGGCATGA